A genomic window from Arvicola amphibius chromosome 5, mArvAmp1.2, whole genome shotgun sequence includes:
- the Iws1 gene encoding protein IWS1 homolog isoform X2, with product MDSEYYSGDQSDDGGATPVQDERDSGSDGEEDVNEQHSGSDTGSGERHSENETSDREDGLNKRLNGTDSENDEPSNLNASDSESEELHRAKDSDSESEEHAESPASDSENEDINQHGSDSENEELLNGHASDSEKEEVRKHAASDSEVEDTLQPQVSESDSEDPPRPQASDSENEEPPKPRISDSESEELPKPRISDSESEEPPRPQASDSESEELPKPRVSDSESEEPQKGPASDSEAEDASRPKHKPESDDSDTENKREDSEMQNESETHADRKRLHSSDSEEEEEPKRQKLDSDEDEKEGDEEKVAKRKATVLSDSDDEEKASKKSRVVSDADDSDSDVVSDKSSKREKTAASDSEEGGKEESSGKKNEEKDLFGSDSESGNEEENLIADIFGESGDEEEEEFTGFNQEDLEEEKNETQLKEAEDSDSDDNIKRGKHMDFLSDFEMMLQRKKNMCGKRRRNRDGSTFISDADDVVSAMIVKMNEAAEEDRQLNNQKKPALKKLTLLPTVVMHLKKQDLKETFIDSGVMSAIKEWLSPLPDRSLPALKIREELLKILQELPSVSQETLKHSGIGRAVMYLYKHPKESRSNKDMAGKLINEWSRPIFGLTSNYKGMTREEREQRDLEQMPQRRRMSSTGGQTPRRDLEKVLTGEEKALRPGDPGFCARARVPMPSNKDYVVRPKWNVEMESSRFQASSKKGISRLDKQMRKFTDIRKKSRSAHAVKISIEGNKMPL from the exons AATGAAACTAGCGATCGAGAAGATGGCTTGAACAAGAGACTTAATGGAACAGACTCTGAGAACGATGAGCCCTCCAATCTTAATGCCAGTGATTCTGAAAGTGAGGAACTTCACAGGGCAAAGGATAGTGACTCTGAATCCGAGGAGCATGCAGAGTCTCCTGCCAGTGATTCTGAAAATGAAGACATCAACCAGCATGGGAGCGACTCTGAAAATGAAGAGCTTCTTAATGGACATGCAAGTGACTCAGAAAAGGAAGAGGTTAGAAAGCATGCTGCCAGTGACTCTGAAGTTGAGGACACTCTACAGCCTCAGGTCAGTGAGTCGGACAGCGAAGATCCCCCAAGGCCCCAGGCCAGTGACTCAGAAAATGAGGAGCCTCCCAAACCTCGTATAAGTGACTCAGAAAGCGAGGAGCTCCCCAAACCTCGTATCAGCGACTCGGAAAGTGAGGAGCCTCCAAGGCCACAGGCCAGTGACTCGGAAAGCGAGGAGCTCCCCAAACCTCGAGTCAGCGACTCAGAAAGTGAGGAGCCTCAGAAAGGACCTGCTAGTGATTCGGAAGCCGAGGATGCCTCCAGACCcaaacacaagccagagtcagACGACAGTGACACAGAGAATAAGAGGGAAGATTCGGAAATGCAGAACGAGTCAGAGACCCATGCAGACAGAAAAAGACTCCACAGCTCTGacagtgaggaggaggaagaaccaaAAAGGCAAAAACTGGATAGTGATGAAGATGAAAAGGAGGGGGATGAGGAGAAAGTAGCAAAGCGGAAAGCTACTGTGCTTTCTGATAGTGACGATGAAGAAAAAGCAT CAAAGAAGAGTCGAGTTGTCTCTGATGCTGATGATTCTGATAGTGATGTTGTATCAGACAAGTCAAGtaaaagagagaagacagcagCATCTGACAgtgaagaaggagggaaagaagaatcatctggaaagaaaaatgaagagaaggaCCTATTTGGGAGTGACAGTGAATCAGGCAATGAAGAAGA AAATCTTATTGCAGATATATTTGGAGAATCTggtgatgaagaggaagaggaatttaCA GGTTTCAACCAAGAGGatttggaggaggagaagaatgaAACACAGCTGAAAGAAGCTGAAGACTCGGACTCTGATGATAACATCAAAAGAGGAAAGCA TATGGACTTTCTGTCGGATTTTGAGATGATGTTACAACGTAAAAAGAACATGTGTGGCAAACGTAGGCGAAATCGAGATGGGAGCACTTTTATTAGTGATGCAGATGACGTTGTGAGCGCCATGATTGTAAAGATGAATGAAGCTGCTGAG GAAGACAGGCAATTGAATAATCAAAAGAAGCCAGCACTGAAAAAATTAACCTTATTGCCTACTGTGGTTATGCATCTTAAAAA GCAGGAccttaaagaaacatttattgacAGTGGTGTGATGTCTGCCATCAAAGAATGGCTTTCACCTTTACCAGATAGGAGTTTGCCTGCACTGAAGATTCGGGAAGAATTGTTGAAGATTCTACAAGAG CTACCTAGTGTGAGCCAGGAGACCCTGAAGCATAGTGGGATTGGACGAGCAGTGATGTATCTGTATAAACACCCCAAGGAATCAAGGTCCAACAAGGATATGGCAGGGAAGTTAATCA ATGAGTGGTCTCGGCCTATATTTGGACTTACCTCCAACTATAAAGGAAtgacaagagaagaaagggagcagagagatcTAGAACAAATGCCTCAGCGGCGAAGAATGAGCAG CACTGGTGGTCAGACACCGCGAAGAGACTTGGAAAAGGTGCTGACAGGAGAGGAAAA ggCTCTTAGACCTGGAGATCCTGGCTTCTGCGCCCGTGCTAGAGTCCCAATGCCATCAAACAAGGACTATGTCGTCAGACCCAAGTGGAATGTAGAAATGGAGTCATCCAGG TTTCAGGCATCCTCCAAGAAAGGTATCAGTCGACTGGATAAACAGATGAGAAAGTTCACAGATATCAGGAAAAAAAGCAGATCTGCACATGCAGTGAAAATCAGCATCGAGGGCAATAAAATGCCATTGTGA
- the Iws1 gene encoding protein IWS1 homolog isoform X1, whose amino-acid sequence MDSEYYSGDQSDDGGATPVQDERDSGSDGEEDVNEQHSGSDTGSGERHSENETSDREDGLNKRLNGTDSENDEPSNLNASDSESEELHRAKDSDSESEEHAESPASDSENEDINQHGSDSENEELLNGHASDSEKEEVRKHAASDSEVEDTLQPQVSESDSEDPPRPQASDSENEEPPKPRISDSESEELPKPRISDSESEEPPRPQASDSESEELPKPRVSDSESEEPQKGPASDSEAEDASRPKHKPESDDSDTENKREDSEMQNESETHADRKRLHSSDSEEEEEPKRQKLDSDEDEKEGDEEKVAKRKATVLSDSDDEEKASAKKSRVVSDADDSDSDVVSDKSSKREKTAASDSEEGGKEESSGKKNEEKDLFGSDSESGNEEENLIADIFGESGDEEEEEFTGFNQEDLEEEKNETQLKEAEDSDSDDNIKRGKHMDFLSDFEMMLQRKKNMCGKRRRNRDGSTFISDADDVVSAMIVKMNEAAEEDRQLNNQKKPALKKLTLLPTVVMHLKKQDLKETFIDSGVMSAIKEWLSPLPDRSLPALKIREELLKILQELPSVSQETLKHSGIGRAVMYLYKHPKESRSNKDMAGKLINEWSRPIFGLTSNYKGMTREEREQRDLEQMPQRRRMSSTGGQTPRRDLEKVLTGEEKALRPGDPGFCARARVPMPSNKDYVVRPKWNVEMESSRFQASSKKGISRLDKQMRKFTDIRKKSRSAHAVKISIEGNKMPL is encoded by the exons AATGAAACTAGCGATCGAGAAGATGGCTTGAACAAGAGACTTAATGGAACAGACTCTGAGAACGATGAGCCCTCCAATCTTAATGCCAGTGATTCTGAAAGTGAGGAACTTCACAGGGCAAAGGATAGTGACTCTGAATCCGAGGAGCATGCAGAGTCTCCTGCCAGTGATTCTGAAAATGAAGACATCAACCAGCATGGGAGCGACTCTGAAAATGAAGAGCTTCTTAATGGACATGCAAGTGACTCAGAAAAGGAAGAGGTTAGAAAGCATGCTGCCAGTGACTCTGAAGTTGAGGACACTCTACAGCCTCAGGTCAGTGAGTCGGACAGCGAAGATCCCCCAAGGCCCCAGGCCAGTGACTCAGAAAATGAGGAGCCTCCCAAACCTCGTATAAGTGACTCAGAAAGCGAGGAGCTCCCCAAACCTCGTATCAGCGACTCGGAAAGTGAGGAGCCTCCAAGGCCACAGGCCAGTGACTCGGAAAGCGAGGAGCTCCCCAAACCTCGAGTCAGCGACTCAGAAAGTGAGGAGCCTCAGAAAGGACCTGCTAGTGATTCGGAAGCCGAGGATGCCTCCAGACCcaaacacaagccagagtcagACGACAGTGACACAGAGAATAAGAGGGAAGATTCGGAAATGCAGAACGAGTCAGAGACCCATGCAGACAGAAAAAGACTCCACAGCTCTGacagtgaggaggaggaagaaccaaAAAGGCAAAAACTGGATAGTGATGAAGATGAAAAGGAGGGGGATGAGGAGAAAGTAGCAAAGCGGAAAGCTACTGTGCTTTCTGATAGTGACGATGAAGAAAAAGCAT CAGCAAAGAAGAGTCGAGTTGTCTCTGATGCTGATGATTCTGATAGTGATGTTGTATCAGACAAGTCAAGtaaaagagagaagacagcagCATCTGACAgtgaagaaggagggaaagaagaatcatctggaaagaaaaatgaagagaaggaCCTATTTGGGAGTGACAGTGAATCAGGCAATGAAGAAGA AAATCTTATTGCAGATATATTTGGAGAATCTggtgatgaagaggaagaggaatttaCA GGTTTCAACCAAGAGGatttggaggaggagaagaatgaAACACAGCTGAAAGAAGCTGAAGACTCGGACTCTGATGATAACATCAAAAGAGGAAAGCA TATGGACTTTCTGTCGGATTTTGAGATGATGTTACAACGTAAAAAGAACATGTGTGGCAAACGTAGGCGAAATCGAGATGGGAGCACTTTTATTAGTGATGCAGATGACGTTGTGAGCGCCATGATTGTAAAGATGAATGAAGCTGCTGAG GAAGACAGGCAATTGAATAATCAAAAGAAGCCAGCACTGAAAAAATTAACCTTATTGCCTACTGTGGTTATGCATCTTAAAAA GCAGGAccttaaagaaacatttattgacAGTGGTGTGATGTCTGCCATCAAAGAATGGCTTTCACCTTTACCAGATAGGAGTTTGCCTGCACTGAAGATTCGGGAAGAATTGTTGAAGATTCTACAAGAG CTACCTAGTGTGAGCCAGGAGACCCTGAAGCATAGTGGGATTGGACGAGCAGTGATGTATCTGTATAAACACCCCAAGGAATCAAGGTCCAACAAGGATATGGCAGGGAAGTTAATCA ATGAGTGGTCTCGGCCTATATTTGGACTTACCTCCAACTATAAAGGAAtgacaagagaagaaagggagcagagagatcTAGAACAAATGCCTCAGCGGCGAAGAATGAGCAG CACTGGTGGTCAGACACCGCGAAGAGACTTGGAAAAGGTGCTGACAGGAGAGGAAAA ggCTCTTAGACCTGGAGATCCTGGCTTCTGCGCCCGTGCTAGAGTCCCAATGCCATCAAACAAGGACTATGTCGTCAGACCCAAGTGGAATGTAGAAATGGAGTCATCCAGG TTTCAGGCATCCTCCAAGAAAGGTATCAGTCGACTGGATAAACAGATGAGAAAGTTCACAGATATCAGGAAAAAAAGCAGATCTGCACATGCAGTGAAAATCAGCATCGAGGGCAATAAAATGCCATTGTGA